A stretch of Paludisphaera borealis DNA encodes these proteins:
- a CDS encoding aldo/keto reductase, translating into MQERTFGRLGWDVGEIGYGMWGLAGWTGNDDEETDVALERSVDLGCNFFDTAWGYGEGRSEQILGRLLKKHREKRLYAATKIPPKNFQWPSRRGSTLDDCFPPDHIREYTEKSLKNLDVATIDLQQFHVWEDDWADDDRWIRTLDDLKREGLIRGVGVSVNRWEPNNVLKTLRTGVVDAVQVIYNIFDQAPEDELFPLCRELNVAVIARVPFDEGTLTGTLTRESKWPEGDWRNTYFVPENLAKSVDRAEALRPLIPDGMTMPELALRFILENPVVSTIIPGMRKVRNVEANLASSDGRRLPADLTASLRTHRWDRTPTKWSQ; encoded by the coding sequence ATGCAAGAACGTACGTTCGGTCGGCTGGGTTGGGACGTCGGCGAAATCGGATATGGAATGTGGGGCCTTGCCGGTTGGACCGGAAACGACGACGAGGAGACCGACGTCGCTCTTGAGCGGTCCGTCGACCTCGGCTGCAACTTCTTCGATACGGCCTGGGGGTACGGCGAGGGCCGGAGCGAGCAGATCCTGGGACGGCTGCTGAAGAAGCATCGCGAGAAGCGGCTTTACGCCGCGACCAAGATCCCGCCCAAGAACTTCCAGTGGCCGTCGCGCCGCGGGTCGACGCTCGACGACTGCTTCCCGCCCGACCACATCCGCGAGTACACCGAGAAAAGCCTCAAGAATCTCGACGTCGCGACGATCGACCTCCAGCAGTTCCACGTCTGGGAAGACGACTGGGCTGACGACGACCGCTGGATTCGCACCCTGGACGACCTCAAGCGGGAAGGGCTGATCCGGGGCGTCGGCGTCAGCGTCAATCGCTGGGAGCCGAACAACGTCCTCAAGACCCTGCGCACCGGCGTGGTCGACGCCGTGCAGGTGATCTACAACATCTTCGACCAGGCGCCCGAGGACGAGCTGTTCCCGCTCTGTCGCGAGTTGAACGTCGCCGTCATCGCCCGGGTTCCGTTCGACGAGGGGACGCTGACGGGAACGCTCACCAGGGAGTCGAAGTGGCCCGAGGGGGACTGGCGGAACACCTATTTCGTGCCTGAGAACCTCGCCAAGAGCGTCGATCGGGCCGAGGCCCTGCGTCCGCTGATTCCCGACGGCATGACGATGCCCGAGCTGGCGCTTCGGTTCATTCTCGAAAACCCCGTCGTCTCGACGATCATCCCCGGCATGCGGAAGGTCCGCAACGTCGAGGCTAACCTCGCGTCGAGCGACGGCCGACGACTGCCGGCCGATCTCACGGCGTCGCTCCGTACGCATCGGTGGGATCGGACGCCGACGAAATGGTCTCAGTGA